The following nucleotide sequence is from Verrucomicrobiota bacterium.
AGAACGGACCTGGCGCGAAATCCGAAGTGCCGATGCAGAGGCGCATCAAGTTCATGCCGATGCCGTGCTCGGGATGAACGAGGCTCTCGATCACCTTTTCCCGCCGCGCCGCCGGCAGCAGGCTGAGGTTGTAACAGGTGCTGTGCTCGAAGGAACTGCCGATCCCCAGCACGGGTTGATAGGTGGTGGTGTCGTCGATTTGGATGACCTCGCGTCCTGGCGCCGGGCCTGCTTGAAACTGGAGATCCGGCAGCGGCGTGAGCCGGGCCGTGCCGTCCTCCGACGAGAGCCACCCTTGAACCTTCGTGCCCGGACCTTGGCGGCTGCGGCTCTTTTCGGTCGTTTCCGCTGACGATGCTTGGGAGGTATTGTTGACTGCGGCCAAGGGTGTTCCGCACCCGGAAGCAAACAAACTGAGTGCCATGACGACCGGGCTGAGCAACGCCCGGAAGAAGCGGGCGGGCGGCGCTCCTCGGGAACGACACAAGCGGATCGTCATCAGCAGAGCGCGCGTTCGTTTCACAATAGGTTCAGCGCATCTCACGGATCGCGTCGTCGATCGCCCTGGCCAGCGCGGGAATACGCTGGGTGTAGCTGATCGGGCTGACGGGATCCGCATACGGCCCTTTCGTCCGATCCGCAAAGACTTCGTCCACGTAGCGGTAACCGAGGTTGCTCAGGAACACGATGAGGTAGCGTCGGAATGGCCGCCCCGGCAATGAGGTCACGATGCCGGCGTCGGACGCGTAGTTGTAGGTGAGGCCGGTCTTATGCGCGAAGGTCACCTCCGCCACGGCGTTGCTCGCCCGGACATCGACTCCGAAGTTCACGCCGTCCACGACGACGATGCCGTTGGTCGGGTTGATCCAACGCGCGGCAATTTGCGAGGGCAGGCCCGGGCGCACATGGCGAACGCCGGCCAGATTGGCGGTGGACAACGCCTCATTCAGCCCTTGCTCCGCCAGCAGTTGTTTGAGGAAGGCCCGGCTCGATTCGCTGAGAAACCGCGCGGTCACGGCCCGCCCATCCGGTCCGCGCCACAAATCGCCGGCCGGACCTTCGATGAGCAGCAGCAGGCGCGCGGTGTCGAGAGCAGTCATGTGGATCCGATCCGTCTGCCAGTTCCGACCGTCCGCCGCCCGGGTGCCATTGACCTGCAACGTTGGCAAACCCAGTTCACGAAACTCCCGGTTCATGGTCTCGATGCGGGAACGCCGGTGCAGGAGTTGGAGCAAGGCCTGAGTGGCGCGATTGTTCGACTCGGTTATCATCGGGTCCAGCCAGGCCCGGAGCGGACGGGTCTCGTCCTTCTGGTTCGCCAAGGAGAAGGTGTGCGGGGTGTCGAGCGTCAACGATCCGTCGTCGACCATCCGCAGGACCTGGAAAGCGACGAGCAGCTTGAAGAGCGAGGCCGGATAGGGCGCCATGAACTGGAAGGCGGCATTTGCGCGCCCGGGAACCAGATCGTCGTCATCGGACAACGGCGGATTGTTGGTCCAACCTTTTGTGGTCTCCGGCAGGGACTCACCCGGCTTGAACACGCCGCCGTTCCAGCGCGCGATGTCCCAACGACGAAACCGAACGGCCGCTGCGCCCTGGTCCAAGCTGACCGGGACAATCAATCCCTCAGGATAGTCGCGGGACAGCAGCACATTGGCGGACGCCATCACTCGGCCTTC
It contains:
- a CDS encoding serine hydrolase, encoding MMSIHKRQREQKKGVDSRAATRSIFLRVIPLWIAWVLPSYAEDWPQRLGPQHPPAASPLEAAVLRAVREARFDRVLDFGPANEDAAKPALPKTIAHVPNVDVAVIQLNREGRVMASANVLLSRDYPEGLIVPVSLDQGAAAVRFRRWDIARWNGGVFKPGESLPETTKGWTNNPPLSDDDDLVPGRANAAFQFMAPYPASLFKLLVAFQVLRMVDDGSLTLDTPHTFSLANQKDETRPLRAWLDPMITESNNRATQALLQLLHRRSRIETMNREFRELGLPTLQVNGTRAADGRNWQTDRIHMTALDTARLLLLIEGPAGDLWRGPDGRAVTARFLSESSRAFLKQLLAEQGLNEALSTANLAGVRHVRPGLPSQIAARWINPTNGIVVVDGVNFGVDVRASNAVAEVTFAHKTGLTYNYASDAGIVTSLPGRPFRRYLIVFLSNLGYRYVDEVFADRTKGPYADPVSPISYTQRIPALARAIDDAIREMR